The genomic interval TAGAACTGGTATCTTTATTAGCAAGAATATGAAAGTTCTCTGGTCTGCACCTCTTAATGCCAAAAATCCCCAAGTCTATCATAAAATGACTAGATAATCCTCATTTTCAATCCCTTTTCTTATTTATATGTTACATGCCTTGTTTTTGTCAACTAACTTCCTATTTAACCCACTGACTAACTACCTGACTAAGGTTGATCTACCAATCACAAACTCTAAGTATTGTGAAGAACCAAAAGGAGATGCAAATAGTTGAGCCAGAATTTTAGAGCATTTGCTTCTAATCTTTTTGTATTCTGTATTATTATGATAGAATCTGGTTTACGGTAGTATTTATGGTAGTATCTTAGTAAAAGCATGTCATTTAGAGTAGCACATGGGATAATATGCaactttatttttcatttcccataaacttgattttaatatttttgtccgTTTCCTTATCACCCCGTACATTTCTTATTATCCTTTTCTTATTATTTTGCTACTTTACAAATGAGAAAGGAGCAAAGTGTGAGAATGATCTCTTGTTGATTGTGCTCAAAACACCATAATCTAGAAATATTTTGTTTGCCAGGGCTCCCCTTTTTGAAGTGCAAACCGATGAATGGGAGTGCTTCTGTGCTGTTCATTGGGATCCATCTCATGCTGATTGTGCTGTACCTCAGGTGAAATATATTTAACCTTGAGTTTGGAAGACTCCAGATTTTGTTTCTACCTACATGCTGAGCAAATTTTCTCTAACATACAATATTGTCACATCAAGTATTGTATTTTTAGGTTAATTTTTATTAGGATTTTTTATATGCTTGCCCTTTTATATATAGTATTGTTATGTTTGTCTGAACACACAGGTATAACTCAGATATATGTATTCAGGACACAGGGAACAACACAACAGAGTGATGATGGCGACGTGATAGAAACATGATAGAAACATGAGTCACTTCAAAACACATCGCAACttatatattaagaaatattaattttaataagacCTTAAAACTTACATGTATGAACATCTAGGATTTATCTGACAtgttcaaatattcaaatatatggAACAGTACACAACACATTAcaactaatatattaataaatatgaaatttcttAAATCCTTCATATTTACATGTAGGAAACATCTAGGATTTATCGAACAtgttcaaaaattttgaaatgtatatgtattaaaaatttGGGGCGAGTCTAATTCAACCCCACAAAACCAGTTTGTAAGGTGGGGCTACCGAAGCCTTATAAGTACTACAAAGGCCACATCTGCAGACAACGTGGGATTAAATCCATCCTCATTACACCAGCACAATGAAGGTGCCGGAAGCTGCATGAAGGCAGCCCAAATTTTTCGCAATTAAGTCAGCTAGATGTGGACTGCAATTAAGGCAAAAATACAATCAAACACATCAACACGATTCAGATTACACCATGTACACAAAAATCCAGTTATGTCGGATTAAGGGTAAATGATGCAAGATAAAAAACACAAGGAGAACATGAACAAGAGGCTGTTCCAAGCCTTGCCCTTCTGTCCACTACACCAGGAACTTCCTCGTTCTTCTAAAATTACAACGGTTTACAACATGCGAGCTATATTTCACTAGGAGTTCAAAAACACATTCACATCGAAACAAGTGTAACCAAAGGAGTCGATGAGTATCACAAAGCAGAGAACATACTTATTGTCTTATACTTACCAAAGAAGGTTAAGTACAATTTTGGAACAGTCCAAAACAATTCCTATACTCCTGACAACCGTGCGAGAACCCTAAAATAGTATCAGGATGAGATGTAAGCTACAAAAACAATTTAGAATCATTGAAAGAAGATAATAAGCTCTGAAAGTATACTTATTGAGGTGCATGGTGGCAGTTTCCTTCACCATCTAGACAACGTCAAGTGTCACCGTTTGGCCACCCAACCAGTGTTCCACGTGGCAAGCTGCTATGATTGCTATATGCACTTGGCTAGGGCCTGAGGGCCGAGGGGTGCACCTGGACTCTGAAGTCCACTGCCTTGTCCAAATCACGTGCTAGTCCCCTTGTCCAATGAAAAACAGTCATGTTTCAACATGTAATCGTTGCTAGGGGCTGTTGGCTTGCGCTTTGGCACCTGGCTCAGACATGGAAACCCTCATTTTCACTTccaagttaaaaaccctagttctgATCCCATCCGAAGCACTCAAACTGACATACACACAAAAGCAAACCCCGATTAAGACAACCCTAAGCATGATAATGAAAATAGGGATGTTATGTAACATATTCTGTTCTTTTCTGTTCCCTTGTAATTTGATGTAGCTTTGAACACTATCTTGCTTTGCCATTGTAAATTCCCAACTTCATTTACTTGCTGCAGGAGGTGGAGACAGATCAAGTTCTGAAGCAACTGAAGTATATAGAAATGGTATGTGTAAACTGCATATTTCTGATTAGTCAAAATAATCTGTGGTGAGCATTTCTTGGTTTATACTTCTGCTTGTATGCTGTCAAAGATGAAAATATAATAgacaatagtaataataaaataatttagcaACATAGAATTGGTTTGATTCATTAGAACACAGACAAAGGCTTATAGTATGCAACTTAAGGTATAGATTCTAGGAATATTGGAATGTGTACTAATTATTGTAGGTAGGTCAATCCCTCCTCTTCTAATCCCCAACTCATGGCAGTCTTGTCTCTTTTGTCTTTCCATAGAAGCTATTTTTCACTGTTAGTGTATAGTTTACATGCTCAACCACCGAAcactattttgattttattttattttccttttctacTTGTCTTTACCTCCTTGCCATACAGCTGAGGCCCCGACTTGCTGCTAAACAGAGAAAATCAGATTGCACAAATAATGGTGATTGAAGATTCCATAGTGGTGAGAAATCTGGGTTCTTTTTTTGTGTGTATATTGAACAACCTGGTCACCCAACCCAAATTGTATATGTTCCATGTCATCCAGTGCCATTTTGTTTTTATGGCATGGCAAAAGATATGGAACAATATTGTGATCCGGCTTACTAGATTTTATCCCAATTTTTTAGGTTATAGCTTCTATTTGGTAGAAATGTGAACAAATATATAGCTTGGGTGGGGGGTCATTTTGCCTATTATGATGGAAGCCATCGCCTCCTGCATGCTCCATTCATGCCCAACTTTCGAGCAATTAAGTACATGAAAGGTTTATCATATCTACCCTTTTTCAAACCCAAAGGAAAGTTTttgtttcttaaaataaaattactaaatataaatagataaagaaatacATGAGTTTAGAATCAACTTATTGCGGAAGTAGTAACCTGGTGTCGTGAGTTCCTCTTGTTAGAGTTActctttttaataactttttgttgaaattgaatttcaccaatctaattattaatttttacatattttgttaacaatcaTGCatactaaaatttataaaaaaaactagatttaacttgttttttaaaataggtATATGGAATTAAAGAGTATATATTGTTAGTGTAAAACAGTTTtacaatgatatttaataaaaattcattactTTGCTATATCATTCTACTTTtgtatgattattttaaaattaataattgtgacaTGAAAAAATTGTGGTCTTTCATTTGATGTCAATGTAAAACCCTGATAATATATCTCCATTAAAGTCaaagtatattatatattgaatTAAACTTGTTTATTATCTATTGAAAATTGCAATCCTTAAGCGTGATTTAtttgaaaatgataataaaaatagtagGAAGGTGAACAATCGCATGCGTTTGCTACATCTCTCAtcatagtaaaaaatattaagtgtCAATTCCACTTTATATAAGGTGTAAATTCTACTATATATATGGTAGTTTTGTGTTCAATTAGAAAATGGCAGGATGGAGTTGAAGTTAAATCTTAAAAAAGGATTGATTCAGAAAAATAATCTCAGAAGGGGATTATCATATTATAAGGAATCTCAATCCTCCAAAATTGCAAGCAACTTATTCTTCAAGACTAATATGCTCAGAGGGTATGTACAACTAAAATAccaagattttaaattttagcaTGACAAAGTTGATGTACATAATAAGAGCAACATACTTCCTCCagttttaaatataagtaaaagtaggttaaaaataataatatatttcatttaaatttaatgttaaacatatcaatttatttaacTCTATTCCTTATATTTAAGAGTCTGCTTAGCCTTCACCTATGAAATATTAGTCCAAGATGGACCATGAGTTTTTAATCTTTAGATTCATCACATCCTTCACTATCATAACATATACTTTCCACATGTAATCCTTCTCTAATATACGACCTTTCTCAACAACCATGACCATCAAAGCTCCACCCAAATCAATCTCTTTCATTCCCCTATCATCCCTCCCAATCTCACCGTCATCACCACTAAGTTTTTGCCATTTGAAATAcaatattgtaaataaaaatccaatttattctgttttttttttagtggaTAGTTTAATCGAACGAATATAATCATATCAAGATGATGATTGACTGAATAAAGGCCGTAGAATACCTACAGACATATATGGTGTACTATGAGCATGCAAAGAAGCAGCATGAACATCAAATAGTTTTTGTACACTTATCACATAGTCAAGATGGAAGCCATTGTAAATTGTCATTGATTCACTCCATACATCATAAGGACACACATTTTCATATGAGCGTCACAAGTGTTACGCTAAAAGTTAGATTTTTCTTTGGAGGGATTTCCTTAACTTGAATGGAGACAATGACCTAAACTTGTTTATGCGTCATTAAAATTTTTTAGGGGAAAAAAATTGTTCGAAAAAtggtaaaataaaaagtttaggCAAATAGAAGTAACGTGGAGAAAAACAAAAGTGAAACATCGTAAAGAAGTTTTTGGTAACAATTATGGATGGGAATAGGTtaggtcagaccagactttgAAATGTCTGAGTCTGATCTACGGTTAATTTTTTAAGCCTAAGTCTGGCATACCgtctatcataggctttttttctggcctgacctgacctttttaaaagtttggtctggcctgaaagcctatttaaaagtctttttTACatgaaaacatttaaatgttctattttatattttttttaaatagactaaactatgcatttatataaaaaaatctgaaacaaacaccatTTAAACCCTaagaaatgatttttggtttcaaagaatatatttttttctcatgaaacaaacgcacctattattatctctcaaacaaatatggaacggcTATTGAatgattgtctaattgaacggctaccgaatatcgaacgactaccgaatatagaatggctaccgaatatggaacgactaacgagtgattgtctaattgatagactttaaaatataaaataatattattaataaataataaaaaaataacattaataaataataaattatatataggtcggtctgtcaggcggcctaataggcttttttataagtctgagtctgacttatttaaataaatagactttaaaaataacttGAGTCTAATCTTTTTATCAAATATACCAtaccagaccataagtaggtcatgTCATAGGCCTCGGACGACCTAACATATTCTCATCCTTAATAACCATAAGAAGCCGTTGATATAAGAGAGGTAATATATGAATTATAGGgtatatttagaagaaaaatagatTACACacatatatgaagaaaaaaattaatcttgTTGGTGCAGTAGGAACTTAAgtacttgtatttttttttagtataaattatatatccTAACGCAATTATGAAAGTTAATATGCTCAAACCAAAACGCGTCTAAACCAATGCAAAATCATTCGAAATTTAGCTTGTAAATTGCATACTTGGTTTTGTATGGTTTGACAAAATTTGAAACTCGACCAATGTTCAACCTAGAGGTGGCAAACGTAGTGCAGAACAACATGTACATGCACTAATGATCAAGGATTAAGTTCTTTAACTGTgtaagatttttcaaaaaaaaaaaaaggtcctTGCATTGTGTGGCCATTTCTTTGGAATACCATTACTTCAACTAAAATTCCTGCAACCCTGCGTAATGCCACTTCacccattttttatattttagagcTTGACAATTTATTGCCCTCTTtaaacttagtttttttttacaatagttTATTAAACTTAGGTTACTCAGAATCGGATTTGAATTGGGGCCTTAAAAGGAGGCTGCGTCTAATTAATATGATTGAATAGCTTATATGGTTACATTTACCAATCAATATATGATAAGGATCTAAGCAAAAATATATGACATGGACTAAAATTAATCGATGAGtcctctaaaaaattaatcaatcatgattaaaatgaaaaatggatGAATATTGTCACTATGCCTCTTAAATAAGATAAGAAATTATTAAATctaactaatataaattatcaaagtagaaaaaggttagttttttttaaacataacaaattatctattataatatattaaatcaatcTCTTGAGTTTTGATCATGACACATCAATATTCTACACGTCACATAATCACAATTGTGCTACCTCCAATTATACTTAGAAAcaatcttttttttctctctatagAAAAACCacgtaaaatattaaaatggaattaaaaatttagattatgaCATTTTCAttggtgtatatatatatatatatatatcatctattttatatttagtctCTTTTCAAACAAGtctcaatataattaaaaaaatatatatatgaacatgtattgatatatatatatatgtttggttgtTTGTTGTAATATGAATGAAATTGACGGATTTTGGActcaataattataaattagatacacaaacaatatataaattttaggtaataaaaaaatttatttaaacaaaaagcaaaaaatattcttaaactaACCCACGCAAGACTGAGTCCCATTCTACTTCCTTAGTTTCGATTGAGAAAtcaaatttatagtttatttattatatattataaaaaaaatttaataatttagaaattatttattataaattatttttaaaaaatagttttgtgatggtctattatttaaaaaaaaattgttataaaaactatttttatgtgaaacttcttaaattagttttttatttgaaagttttttaaatattttcagattcaaattttttcaaaagctataacaaataaataaatactctaaaacttatttttttaaataattttttaaaaatagaatatataataaGTAAACTTTTAATATTCGGTAATGACTCAAATATACCTATTATGTGTAGTTGATGGAAGTTACAATAACGTAGTATAACTACAGAATTATTCTTGATTTTTATAAACACgtgaatatatttaatgtataaagtaagaaaaatatttataaatatatatataattaattaagggGTGAATAGTATAGGCAAGGTGGGAAGTGATGGATATGTGGTGAAGGTGAGTTGGGGAAAGTGAAGAGAAGATATgcttattcttattattatccattaattttgtttctttgttgaACAACAGTTTGATTTTGAGGTATGGAAGGGTTGGCGGTTCCATTCCCAAATCTCTTGCTTCCAAAAGTTGCCGCCGATGCTTCTACTTGTACTTCCATTTCCATTTCCACTTCCACTTCCACTCTCACTCCCACTGGTAATTTGTTACTTGCACTTCCTACTActcaacatttattattattattattaagtaatAACGCACACACGTAATTTACAGGATTTCTCTCTCTCAAACAACTTGGCCGACGTCGTCGTTTTGCCTTTTGTACATCATCGCAGTCGCAACCGCAATCGCAACCTCAACACCCAGCCGAACAAGTGATCACAACAGGGAATGTGAGTGGAGATTCCATACGGCAAAGATTTCTTAGTTTTTATGCTTCCCGCGGTCACAAGGTCCTTCCCAGTGCTTCTCTCGTCCCAGATGACCCCACTGTTCTCCTCACTATCGCTGGTATGCTTCAATTCAAGCCTATCTTCCTTGGTAATGTTCCCAGAGAATTGCCTCGTGCTACTACTTCTCAAAGGTGCATACGTACTAATGATATCAACAACGTTGGCCAAACCTCACGACATCATACCTTCTTTGAAATGCTTGGAAACTTCAGCTTTGGTGATTACTTCAAAAAACAAGCTATTCAATGGGCCTGGGAATTATCTACCATTGAGTCAGTTTActtctcctcctcctcctcctcctcctccatTCATCTTTCCTTCAttctctttctattttattttcatctctTCCATTTACTTTTAGGTTTGCTTTGCCGCCAGAGAGATTATGGATTAGTGTTTATAAAGATGATCATGAGGCTTTTCAGTTATGGTCTCAACAGGTTAGCTAATTAAATTGCACATCCtcttatttcctttttaattaacTTCTAACTAAATTGCCTGTCTTCAACTCTACATGCTCTTCATTTCTGTGCAGATTGGTGTCCCTGCTGAGCGAATTAAGAGCTTGGGTGAAGATGACAACTTTTGGACTAGTGGAGCCACCGGTCCCTGTGGTCCTTGCTCCGAAATATATTATGACTTTCATCCTGAGAGGGGATACACTGATGCCGTAAGTATGCTATAATTTGAAATTGAGTTATTCCATTTCACTTCAATGACCAAGTTTTACATTTTCTGGGCTGGCTTGGGGGGTGAAACCAGGATCTTGGTGATGATACACGGTTTATAGAGTTCTACAATTTAGTATTCATGCAATACAACAAAAAAGATGATGGTTCTCTTGAACCTCTAAAGCAAAAGAACATAGATACTGGGCTTGGTTTGGAGCGCATGGCTCGCATTCTTCAAAAGGTATTGCATTCATTTGAATTGTCGTAAAAAGTGGCCATTTGTACTTTTAAAAGTACTTCTGGGGGACTACAACTAGAGCTAGAGCTAGAACTATGATATTTCTGCATCCATTTTTCCTGCACCCTACCCTACACCCCCGCTTGCATAGTGAGAATAATGGGGTAATGAAAAAGGGTGTGAATGAAACATCACTCACAGTACTATTGTTTTCATTTGCTCGTCAAgtcctttttatatttattcagtGTTAACTGCAGGTTCCCAACAACTATGAAACGGACTTGATTCTCCCCATCATAGAGAAGGCATCTGAATTAGCAAATGTTTCATATGGCATTTCTGATGATTTGACAAAGAGGTATCTAAAAGTAAGTACAATTTTATCTTATACAAGATGCAGTATAATTTtgattagtttattttaatccatCTGTCTTATTACTTTTAAGTATGTTATTTGTCTTTTCTTAGATTGTAGGAGATCACATGCGTGCAATTGTGTTTCTCGTCTCTGATGGTGTTGTCCCATCAAATGTTGGGAGGGGTTATGTAGTTCGACGGCTTATTAGAAGGGTCGTTCGTACAGGCAGATTGCTTGGTATAAAAGGTGATGGTAGGGGAGACCTTGATGGAGCATTTTTACCCATTATTGCTGAGAAAGTAGTAGAATTAAGTACACACATTGATGCTGATGTGAAGAATAGAGCTCCCCGAATCCTTGAGGAGTTGAAGAGAGAAGAGCTTCGGTTTGTGCAGACACTGGAAAGAGGAGAAAAGTTGCTCGAGGAGAAGCTTGCTGATGCTATATCAAGAGCTGAAAGAAATGGAACTGTGCCTTGCTTGGCTGGTGAAGATGTGTTTATTTTGTATGATACCTACGGTTTCCCAATGGAAATAACAAAAGAAGTGGGGGAAGAACGTGGTGTTAGTATTGACATGAATGGTTTTGATATTGAGATGGAGAAGCAAAGGCGACAATCACAAGCTGCACACAATACCGTCAAGCTTGCCATTGGAAGTGGGGCAAATATTGTAGACAATGTTCCTGACACTGAGTTTGTTGGATATGACAGTCTTTATTGTAATGCAATTGTAGCAAGCCTAGTGGTAAATGGTGATCCAGCTGTACAGGTTAGTGAAGGTAGTAATGTGGAAGTTTTGCTGAACAAGACTCCATTTTATGCTGAATCAGGAGGACAAATTGGAGATCATGGTTTTCTATATATTTCAGAAGGCAAGAATCAACCTCGGGCTGTTGTGGAGATAATAGATGTTCAGAAGTCTTTTGGTAATATATTTGTTCACAAGGGTACTGTCCAAAAGGGTGTTGTAGATGTTGGTATACAAGTGGAAGCAACAGTGAATGTAAAGTTGAGGCAACGAGCTAAGGTGCAAAAATGTGGACCCactcatttttatttacttGTTTGGTGAATCTTTAgtcataataaaatttgataaaggCAAATTCTTACACCATCATAGTCATgtatattttcaaattccaaGCTTACAAGTTGTTCAAGATTACTGTCAATATAGTTGGTGCTTTGCAGGTTCATCATACTGCTACTCATTTACTACAAGCTGCACTTAAAGAAGTCATCGGTCAGGAGACCTCTCAAGCTGGTTCTTTGGTTGCATTTGATCGTCTCAGATTTGATTTCAACTTCCACCGCCCACTTCTTGATAATGAGCTTGCAAAAATTGAAATGCTGATCAACGGATGGATTGAGGATGCAATTCTTCTTCAGACCAAAGTGATGCCTCTTTCTGACGCAAAAAAAGCAGGGGCTATTGCAATGTTTGGAGAAAAATATGGTGAAGAGGTTGGATTTACTACAAATACTTTTGATTTTAACTTTGAAATTCATTTAGCTTACTTCTGTTATGGTAGTTTTACGTGTGTAGGTTATTTCGATTCCTTGTGGAGTGATAAGGTAGTTTGGTGGTTTAGAGGAGGGGAGTGATAAGGAGGTCTGACTCAAACCCctcattaacaaaattacatcTAACAACTAACatttgctattttaaaaaaaataacatgtaaCATGAAGTGTGTACTTCAAAAGAGGTCAGAACTTTGACCTTCAGGGGTGGTTTGCAACTAATGTTCAAGGACTCATCGTGTTGTTCAGACCAAAATTCCCTTATTAGTATTACCATTGGTAGAGTTACCGGTTAACAGAATATGACATCTCTATCTTTTGTATATTAAAATTCTGTGTTTATATTtagtattgatttttaaataatgatcacttttaatacttaaatttattttaaggtATTTGCCATAAACAATtgaatattaatgatttaatgtAATTCtcagttataaatatatttaaacaaaatgaGATAATGTAAACAACATGACTTGTTCATATActgttttatataaatttggCAGAATACAATTGGCGGTcctttaagttatttaattgtaTCTGTTTAGTCCTTTAGGTATTTTTGTCTCAAATAGATTCTTTAAGTCATAAAATGTACGCACTATTGCCTTTTTTAATAGATTCTGTAACAAAAACGCACACCTGATCATTACAGATTTGGCGTGGATTAAACGATGCTGACGTAGCAAATTTAAATAGGCtttttgtgaaaaattatttttttttaattaatattttattataaaaataaactgAAGAACCCTGAGGATCTTCATCATCTTCCCTTcaccatcttcatcattatcttTCTAACCCCCTTTTTCCAGAGCAACTGTATGTTCAAACCCAACCCCTGCCATCTCCTCCATTCTTAGTCCAAGTCCACAAATATGTTCTAAGATTACATCTACAAACTTCAACACTCTTCCTCTGAACTTAAAATATCAATTGAAATTAGGTTAATGTTGATTTAGGGAAATAGTAAGTGGAAAAATATTGGAttgaaattaaagttttgatctttCTTCCATGGGTGCAATGAACTAAATTCCGAAATCTAAGGTTTTGTGAAGGGGGAAATAGAAGAAAATAGAAAGGTGAAGAAGATAGAATCCGTAGACATATGAGAGAAGGTAACTCAACAACTGTGGATACCAAAACTATAATAAAAACAGAGAAAATCAATGACAAAAACATAGAAATTAAAGAAAGTGCTCCGTTTTAAAAACTTGAAAGAAAATCAGATGGGTGTAGGTTCATATCATGTGTAAATTTTGAAAGATTTGTAGTGTGGAAAAAACCCAATTCAATTGGAAGGGACTGTAAGAAAAAGGACTGAGAAATAAAAAGATGAGAAGCAACATACCcagaaactaaaaaaaaatggaaaggagaagaaattgttgaagaaccctaattgattttaattttgagtttgattttaataaaaattattttaaaatattttgacattGTGCATTTTTGTAACATAAGCTTATTTGGACGTCTGTGTTAGATACGTGTCGCGGACATTGTGCATTTTTGTAGCAAAATCTGTTAAAAGCGTAAGAATGTATACGTTTTATGATTTAAAGGACATATTTGGGGCAAAAATAACTTAAAGGACTAATCTGGtacaattaaataacttaaagaATCGCATAATTATgcttataaattttgaaatattatgggcaaatatatattctttagggattagggttctTAGTTTTAAAGTgag from Cicer arietinum cultivar CDC Frontier isolate Library 1 chromosome 5, Cicar.CDCFrontier_v2.0, whole genome shotgun sequence carries:
- the LOC101488429 gene encoding alanine--tRNA ligase, chloroplastic/mitochondrial isoform X1 yields the protein MEGLAVPFPNLLLPKVAADASTCTSISISTSTSTLTPTGFLSLKQLGRRRRFAFCTSSQSQPQSQPQHPAEQVITTGNVSGDSIRQRFLSFYASRGHKVLPSASLVPDDPTVLLTIAGMLQFKPIFLGNVPRELPRATTSQRCIRTNDINNVGQTSRHHTFFEMLGNFSFGDYFKKQAIQWAWELSTIEFALPPERLWISVYKDDHEAFQLWSQQIGVPAERIKSLGEDDNFWTSGATGPCGPCSEIYYDFHPERGYTDADLGDDTRFIEFYNLVFMQYNKKDDGSLEPLKQKNIDTGLGLERMARILQKVPNNYETDLILPIIEKASELANVSYGISDDLTKRYLKIVGDHMRAIVFLVSDGVVPSNVGRGYVVRRLIRRVVRTGRLLGIKGDGRGDLDGAFLPIIAEKVVELSTHIDADVKNRAPRILEELKREELRFVQTLERGEKLLEEKLADAISRAERNGTVPCLAGEDVFILYDTYGFPMEITKEVGEERGVSIDMNGFDIEMEKQRRQSQAAHNTVKLAIGSGANIVDNVPDTEFVGYDSLYCNAIVASLVVNGDPAVQVSEGSNVEVLLNKTPFYAESGGQIGDHGFLYISEGKNQPRAVVEIIDVQKSFGNIFVHKGTVQKGVVDVGIQVEATVNVKLRQRAKVHHTATHLLQAALKEVIGQETSQAGSLVAFDRLRFDFNFHRPLLDNELAKIEMLINGWIEDAILLQTKVMPLSDAKKAGAIAMFGEKYGEEVRVVEVPGVSMELCGGTHVSNTSEIRGFKIISEQGIASGVRRIEAVAGEAFIEYVNARDSYLKQLCSTLKVKPEEVTARVENLLEELRVARNENLAVRAKAAVYKASVIASKMFLVGNSKQYRVLVECLDDVDAESLKSAAEYLMETLADPAAIVLGSCPGEGKVSLVAAFTPGVVDQGIQAGKFIGQIAKLCGGGGGGRPNFAQAGGRKPENLAGALEKAKSELIANLCEKGN
- the LOC101488429 gene encoding alanine--tRNA ligase, chloroplastic/mitochondrial isoform X2, translated to MEGLAVPFPNLLLPKVAADASTCTSISISTSTSTLTPTGFLSLKQLGRRRRFAFCTSSQSQPQSQPQHPAEQVITTGNVSGDSIRQRFLSFYASRGHKVLPSASLVPDDPTVLLTIAGMLQFKPIFLGNVPRELPRATTSQRCIRTNDINNVGQTSRHHTFFEMLGNFSFGDYFKKQAIQWAWELSTIEFALPPERLWISVYKDDHEAFQLWSQQIGVPAERIKSLGEDDNFWTSGATGPCGPCSEIYYDFHPERGYTDAVPNNYETDLILPIIEKASELANVSYGISDDLTKRYLKIVGDHMRAIVFLVSDGVVPSNVGRGYVVRRLIRRVVRTGRLLGIKGDGRGDLDGAFLPIIAEKVVELSTHIDADVKNRAPRILEELKREELRFVQTLERGEKLLEEKLADAISRAERNGTVPCLAGEDVFILYDTYGFPMEITKEVGEERGVSIDMNGFDIEMEKQRRQSQAAHNTVKLAIGSGANIVDNVPDTEFVGYDSLYCNAIVASLVVNGDPAVQVSEGSNVEVLLNKTPFYAESGGQIGDHGFLYISEGKNQPRAVVEIIDVQKSFGNIFVHKGTVQKGVVDVGIQVEATVNVKLRQRAKVHHTATHLLQAALKEVIGQETSQAGSLVAFDRLRFDFNFHRPLLDNELAKIEMLINGWIEDAILLQTKVMPLSDAKKAGAIAMFGEKYGEEVRVVEVPGVSMELCGGTHVSNTSEIRGFKIISEQGIASGVRRIEAVAGEAFIEYVNARDSYLKQLCSTLKVKPEEVTARVENLLEELRVARNENLAVRAKAAVYKASVIASKMFLVGNSKQYRVLVECLDDVDAESLKSAAEYLMETLADPAAIVLGSCPGEGKVSLVAAFTPGVVDQGIQAGKFIGQIAKLCGGGGGGRPNFAQAGGRKPENLAGALEKAKSELIANLCEKGN